The following coding sequences are from one Gemmatimonadota bacterium window:
- a CDS encoding serine/threonine protein kinase codes for MALSPEFIALQESVLGRYSLERELGRGGMGTVYLARDVKLDRPVAIKFLHTDLAADPAARSRFLHEARTAARLAHPHIVPIYAVEAEGARPFLVMALVDGETLGSRVRRRGALPPDEGERLLREVAWALGYAHAQGVVHRDLTLENVLIERDSGRVLLGDFGLATALEAIEAQPRFGTPGYLAPEVIRGEPATPASDLYALGVVTWHALAGRAPFEAETAAAVLAKHLVQPAPALAPLARGASRRLVAAVEQCLAKDADARPADAATLLGLLERAPEPVAIAPALRHWFTRWERFRPIYSLATPILALQTWLLFWGAQRFESRALLVAAGVSSVLSITAIPLLAHLGFEAWALRALHRVGFGIADIRAAYPHWRDALERERRKEGIPPLPGRVVFDLTVVGAVVLAIVFGFIYPNIESWYSWSAEAIYVKSTILTLSSTLYLATLTGVGIGFASPGFRIAPNGRFRRLVERFWQSRFAAAVTTLASLGQPQRLAAASTLHRNTELVLGLAVDDLWHAIPAALREGLGDVPALAHMLQASAGELRDIADRLRESERETDHDELEQRRLTTSREAVELRHREAVATLERLRLQLLRLVASKEQSQELTAHLAGARELEQSLLVDLAAHNEVRVLLGRPVRRADGSSTPTPTPKAA; via the coding sequence CGCGGCCGATCCTGCCGCGCGCTCCCGCTTCCTGCACGAAGCCCGCACGGCGGCCCGTCTGGCGCACCCGCACATCGTGCCGATCTACGCCGTCGAGGCGGAGGGGGCTCGCCCCTTCCTGGTCATGGCCCTGGTCGACGGGGAGACGCTGGGGTCACGGGTGCGCCGCCGCGGCGCGCTGCCACCAGACGAAGGGGAGCGGTTGCTGCGCGAGGTCGCCTGGGCGCTTGGCTACGCCCACGCCCAAGGGGTGGTGCACCGCGATCTGACCCTGGAGAACGTCCTCATCGAGCGCGACTCCGGGCGCGTGTTGCTCGGCGACTTCGGCCTCGCGACGGCGCTCGAGGCGATCGAGGCACAACCACGCTTCGGCACCCCAGGCTATCTCGCCCCCGAGGTGATTCGCGGCGAGCCGGCCACCCCCGCGAGCGATCTCTATGCCCTCGGCGTGGTGACCTGGCATGCGCTGGCGGGGCGAGCGCCATTCGAAGCGGAGACGGCAGCGGCCGTGCTCGCGAAGCACCTGGTGCAACCCGCGCCCGCGTTGGCACCACTCGCGCGCGGTGCGTCGCGCCGACTCGTCGCGGCCGTCGAGCAGTGCCTCGCGAAGGACGCCGACGCGCGACCTGCCGATGCGGCGACGCTGCTGGGCCTGTTGGAGCGCGCGCCGGAACCGGTCGCGATCGCGCCGGCGCTTCGGCATTGGTTCACACGCTGGGAACGCTTCCGGCCGATCTACTCGCTGGCGACGCCGATCCTCGCGCTGCAGACGTGGCTGTTGTTCTGGGGAGCCCAGCGGTTCGAATCGCGCGCGCTGCTCGTTGCGGCCGGGGTCTCGTCGGTGCTGAGCATCACGGCCATCCCGCTGCTGGCGCACCTCGGCTTCGAGGCGTGGGCGCTCCGTGCCCTGCACCGCGTCGGCTTCGGCATTGCGGACATTCGCGCGGCCTACCCCCATTGGCGCGACGCCCTCGAGCGCGAGCGGCGCAAGGAGGGCATCCCGCCGCTTCCCGGGCGCGTCGTCTTCGACCTGACGGTCGTCGGCGCCGTCGTGCTCGCGATCGTCTTCGGCTTCATCTATCCCAACATCGAATCGTGGTACAGCTGGAGTGCCGAGGCGATCTACGTGAAGTCCACGATCCTCACCCTGTCGAGCACGCTCTATCTCGCGACGCTCACCGGGGTCGGCATCGGCTTCGCCTCGCCGGGCTTCCGGATCGCGCCGAATGGTCGCTTCCGTCGGCTGGTCGAGCGCTTCTGGCAGTCGCGCTTCGCCGCGGCCGTGACGACGCTCGCCTCACTGGGCCAGCCGCAGCGCCTCGCGGCCGCCTCGACGCTCCATCGCAACACCGAGCTCGTCCTCGGCCTCGCCGTCGACGATCTCTGGCACGCGATCCCCGCGGCGCTGCGCGAGGGGCTCGGTGACGTGCCGGCGCTGGCGCACATGCTGCAAGCGAGTGCCGGCGAGCTGCGCGACATCGCCGACCGCCTCCGCGAGAGCGAGCGCGAGACCGACCACGACGAACTGGAGCAACGCCGGTTGACGACGTCGCGCGAGGCGGTCGAGCTGCGCCACCGCGAGGCCGTCGCCACGCTCGAGCGTCTGCGACTGCAGCTGCTCCGGTTGGTGGCCTCGAAGGAGCAGAGCCAGGAGTTGACCGCGCACCTTGCAGGCGCGCGCGAACTGGAGCAGTCGCTGCTGGTCGATCTCGCGGCCCACAACGAGGTGCGTGTGTTGCTCGGCCGCCCGGTGCGCCGCGCCGACGGGAGCTCCACGCCGACGCCCACCCCGAAGGCTGCGTGA
- a CDS encoding serine/threonine protein kinase, translating to MTAPADEAQLFERLQESLAGTWSIERELGRGGMGTVYLARDVALDRPVALKVLHPALAADPEQRERFLREARTGARLSHPHIVPIYAVEAQDDLVFFVMGLIDGESVGDRLRREGPLRGEDAERILREVAWALSYAHAMGIVHRDVTIENILLERQTGRAVLADFGIAAAVDRDGEEPLLGTPSYIAPEVIQGAQATAASDLYALGVTGWTMLAGHTPFMADDTPALLLKHLTEPVPPLLRAAPGTSSRLARALEAALAKDPDERPDGAEAWLALVAGDGERVALADPLRRWVTRWEMVRPFYALGMSVTAMLSIGAMTNFNSLPFYGRYGSLLSAGFFAAMTFAVIGIVHLGIEMSLLRRLASAGFHHGDLVQALARARQAAQRVGRRTPSLLGRVVNDVAWLTGLTWLLLAMGLVPFLLPYSPTGSDWSRFGDVMELAASISQYCLLTFFSGLGFNFLVPAFHFTPNGLWARLRDGFWGSALGAGMLKLASFGLGKSEGTDRTLHRPTELVLDLAIEEMWQALPPSAREGTADLPKIARALSNRVAEARELRAALQGPRVRRSAEADALDARLATRQERAVIALERLRMVLGRVGGAAAMSGELTAKLHDARALEQELLLELGAHAEVKRLLRQGRAPNRSLTPKATPA from the coding sequence GTGACGGCACCCGCCGACGAGGCGCAGCTCTTCGAGCGTTTGCAGGAGTCGCTGGCTGGCACCTGGTCCATCGAGCGTGAACTCGGTCGCGGCGGGATGGGTACCGTCTACCTCGCTCGCGACGTCGCGCTCGATCGGCCCGTGGCGCTGAAGGTGCTCCACCCCGCCCTCGCCGCCGACCCCGAGCAGCGCGAGCGCTTCCTCCGCGAGGCCCGCACCGGCGCCCGGCTCTCGCATCCGCACATCGTTCCGATCTATGCCGTGGAGGCCCAGGACGATCTGGTCTTCTTTGTGATGGGGCTGATTGACGGCGAGAGCGTCGGTGATCGGCTGCGTCGCGAAGGCCCGCTGCGGGGCGAGGACGCCGAACGCATCCTCCGCGAAGTGGCATGGGCGCTCTCCTACGCCCACGCGATGGGGATCGTCCATCGCGACGTCACCATCGAGAACATCCTCCTCGAACGGCAGACAGGCCGGGCCGTGCTGGCCGATTTCGGTATCGCCGCCGCGGTCGATCGCGACGGCGAGGAGCCGTTGCTCGGGACGCCATCGTACATCGCCCCCGAGGTGATCCAGGGCGCGCAGGCCACCGCCGCCAGCGACCTCTACGCGCTCGGCGTCACCGGCTGGACCATGCTCGCTGGGCACACCCCGTTCATGGCGGACGACACCCCGGCACTCCTCCTCAAGCACCTGACGGAACCGGTCCCGCCGCTCTTGCGGGCCGCGCCGGGCACCTCCTCGCGCTTGGCACGCGCGCTCGAGGCCGCGCTGGCAAAGGACCCCGACGAGCGCCCCGATGGTGCCGAGGCCTGGCTCGCCTTGGTGGCGGGCGATGGCGAACGGGTGGCGCTCGCGGATCCGCTTCGCCGCTGGGTCACGCGATGGGAAATGGTGCGCCCGTTCTACGCCCTCGGCATGTCGGTCACCGCGATGCTGAGCATCGGCGCCATGACCAACTTCAACAGCTTGCCCTTCTATGGTCGGTACGGCAGTCTGCTGTCCGCCGGCTTCTTTGCCGCGATGACCTTCGCCGTCATCGGCATCGTGCACCTCGGCATCGAGATGAGCCTGCTGCGCCGTCTCGCGAGTGCCGGCTTTCACCACGGTGACCTGGTGCAGGCGCTCGCACGGGCGCGTCAGGCGGCGCAACGCGTGGGGCGACGCACACCGTCGCTGCTTGGGCGGGTGGTCAACGACGTGGCGTGGCTGACCGGCCTCACCTGGCTCCTCCTTGCCATGGGCCTGGTGCCCTTCCTGTTGCCCTACTCGCCGACCGGCAGCGACTGGTCGCGCTTCGGGGACGTGATGGAACTCGCCGCCTCCATCAGCCAGTACTGCCTACTGACCTTCTTCTCCGGCCTCGGCTTCAATTTCCTGGTGCCCGCGTTCCACTTCACGCCGAATGGTCTCTGGGCACGCCTCCGCGACGGTTTCTGGGGTTCCGCCCTCGGCGCGGGGATGTTGAAGCTGGCCTCGTTCGGCCTCGGCAAGTCCGAGGGGACCGACCGCACGCTGCACCGCCCCACCGAACTGGTGCTCGACCTGGCCATCGAGGAGATGTGGCAGGCACTGCCCCCGAGCGCGCGTGAAGGCACCGCCGACCTGCCGAAGATTGCGCGGGCACTCAGCAACCGCGTCGCCGAGGCGCGCGAACTGCGCGCCGCGCTGCAGGGCCCGCGGGTGCGGCGCTCCGCCGAGGCCGACGCGCTCGACGCACGATTGGCCACGCGACAGGAGCGAGCGGTGATCGCGCTGGAGCGGCTCCGGATGGTGCTGGGTCGGGTCGGCGGCGCTGCGGCGATGAGTGGAGAACTCACGGCGAAGCTGCACGATGCGCGCGCGCTGGAGCAGGAGCTGTTGCTCGAGCTCGGGGCGCACGCCGAGGTGAAGCGGCTGCTGCGACAGGGGCGGGCGCCGAACAGGAGCCTGACGCCAAAGGCAACGCCGGCGTGA
- a CDS encoding serine/threonine protein kinase: MTARAEFIALQQALLGRYSLERELGRGGMGTVYLARDLRLERPVAIKALHPALAADPEACARFLREARTAAALAHPHIVPIYAVEESDAAPLLVMAMIDGETLGARLRSRGPLPTDDAARVLREIAWALDHAHAHGVVHRDLTLDNILIERHTGRALLSDFGLAQRSDTIDAGPVFGTPGYLAPELIRGDAATPASDLYALGVVGWAALTGKLPFAGDASAVLAKHLMQPAPALAPLAQGASPRLVGGIMQCLAKDPDARPASATAFLGALERAPEPIAIAAPLRGWFTRWERIAPIYSIATPLLALPSSLLAYAFYRTVDQRVLVAMMVSTALSLSAIPLATHLMFEFAQWRRLRGEGFTLADVQAALPHWRAAERILQEREGMRPLASRVILDLTVVFAATILIDLLVIEPNISLLTFTSEAVRMWVLGLTGFMPTLYLFTMIGVGVGFVSPGFRISAQGKARRLLDRFWGTSVAQRFAALAGRGQRTLAANASTLHRPTEMVLGLAVDDLWRAIPDALRADLGDVPALAHTLERGATELRGLITSLQESEASDGVSDVDRAAIVETRLGLEVRHRETIATLERVRLQLLRLLADRQQTGALTQQLEAARAIEASLHRDVAGHAEVRRLLHRPKRTTSPGTPTPTPPPERAAA, from the coding sequence GTGACGGCGCGGGCCGAGTTCATCGCGCTGCAGCAGGCGCTGCTCGGCCGCTATTCACTCGAGCGTGAACTCGGCCGCGGCGGGATGGGGACCGTCTATCTGGCGCGCGACCTCCGCCTTGAGCGGCCGGTCGCGATCAAGGCGCTGCATCCCGCACTGGCCGCCGACCCCGAGGCGTGTGCCCGCTTCCTGCGCGAGGCTCGCACCGCCGCGGCGCTGGCCCATCCGCACATCGTGCCGATCTATGCCGTGGAGGAATCGGACGCGGCGCCGCTGCTGGTGATGGCGATGATCGACGGCGAGACGCTCGGGGCCAGGCTCCGGAGTCGCGGGCCACTGCCCACCGACGACGCCGCGCGCGTCCTCCGGGAGATCGCCTGGGCGCTCGACCACGCCCACGCCCACGGCGTGGTGCACCGAGATCTCACCCTCGACAACATCCTCATTGAGCGGCACACGGGGCGCGCGCTGCTCAGCGACTTCGGACTCGCGCAACGCAGTGATACCATCGACGCGGGACCGGTCTTCGGCACGCCGGGGTACCTCGCCCCCGAACTGATCCGCGGTGATGCGGCCACGCCGGCGAGTGATCTCTATGCCCTCGGCGTCGTGGGCTGGGCCGCGCTCACCGGCAAGCTCCCCTTCGCGGGGGATGCTTCGGCGGTGCTCGCGAAGCACCTGATGCAGCCGGCACCAGCGCTGGCGCCGCTCGCGCAGGGGGCGTCGCCGCGGCTGGTGGGTGGCATCATGCAATGCCTGGCGAAGGACCCCGATGCTCGCCCGGCGAGTGCCACGGCGTTCCTGGGGGCACTTGAGCGGGCGCCGGAGCCGATCGCGATCGCCGCGCCACTCCGGGGGTGGTTCACCCGGTGGGAGCGGATCGCGCCGATCTATTCGATCGCGACCCCACTCCTCGCCTTGCCCTCGTCCCTCCTGGCCTATGCGTTTTACCGCACGGTGGATCAGCGCGTTCTCGTGGCGATGATGGTCAGCACGGCGTTGTCCCTCTCGGCGATCCCGCTCGCCACCCACCTGATGTTCGAGTTCGCGCAGTGGCGACGTCTCCGCGGCGAAGGATTCACCCTGGCCGATGTCCAGGCGGCGCTCCCGCACTGGCGCGCTGCAGAGCGCATCCTGCAGGAGCGGGAGGGAATGCGGCCCCTCGCAAGCCGGGTGATTCTCGACCTGACCGTCGTCTTTGCCGCTACGATCCTGATCGACCTCCTGGTCATCGAGCCGAACATCAGCCTCCTGACATTCACTTCAGAGGCGGTGCGCATGTGGGTACTCGGCCTCACCGGCTTCATGCCGACGCTCTACCTCTTCACGATGATCGGCGTCGGGGTCGGCTTCGTGTCCCCCGGTTTCCGGATCTCGGCACAGGGAAAGGCCAGACGGCTGCTCGACCGATTCTGGGGCACGTCGGTGGCCCAGCGTTTCGCCGCGCTCGCCGGACGAGGGCAGCGTACCCTGGCCGCGAATGCCTCGACGCTGCACCGCCCCACCGAAATGGTCCTGGGCTTGGCCGTGGACGATCTGTGGCGTGCCATACCGGATGCCCTGCGCGCCGACCTCGGTGACGTCCCGGCACTCGCCCACACGCTGGAGCGGGGCGCGACCGAGTTGCGCGGGCTGATTACGTCGCTGCAGGAGAGCGAGGCGAGCGATGGGGTCTCCGATGTCGATCGCGCGGCAATCGTCGAGACGCGTCTCGGCCTTGAGGTGCGCCATCGCGAGACGATCGCCACGCTGGAGCGCGTGCGGCTGCAACTGCTCCGGCTGCTCGCGGACCGGCAGCAGACCGGCGCACTCACGCAGCAACTCGAGGCCGCGCGGGCCATCGAGGCGTCGCTCCACCGCGACGTCGCCGGGCACGCCGAGGTTCGCCGCTTGTTGCATCGGCCGAAGCGCACCACTAGTCCAGGCACGCCAACGCCGACACCACCGCCCGAGCGCGCCGCCGCATGA